A genomic window from Levilactobacillus yonginensis includes:
- a CDS encoding phosphoribosyltransferase family protein, which translates to METYELKVGPLTRQLPIVPISDKVAIASFVLLGDAELTDYAARALAEQVPADFDYLVTMESKGIPLAQELSRVTKHPQFIVLRKSEKDYMRAPLKVPVTAITTSAPQELVLDGVDADRLINQRVVIVDDVISSGGSLAAAQALIEKAGATVVGQVAVLAEGAAADRTDIQYLAKLPLFPL; encoded by the coding sequence ATGGAAACGTATGAACTAAAAGTGGGGCCGTTAACGCGACAGTTACCGATTGTTCCAATCAGTGACAAAGTGGCTATTGCCTCGTTTGTGTTGTTGGGTGACGCTGAACTGACGGACTATGCTGCTCGGGCTTTGGCTGAGCAGGTGCCAGCTGACTTTGATTATTTGGTTACAATGGAAAGTAAGGGAATCCCACTGGCTCAGGAACTGAGTCGGGTGACGAAACACCCGCAGTTCATTGTTTTGCGGAAGTCAGAGAAGGATTATATGCGAGCGCCATTGAAGGTACCGGTGACGGCCATTACGACCAGTGCGCCCCAAGAATTGGTATTAGACGGGGTCGATGCTGACCGTTTGATCAATCAACGCGTCGTGATTGTCGACGATGTTATCAGCAGTGGGGGTTCCTTAGCCGCCGCACAGGCCCTAATTGAAAAGGCTGGGGCCACGGTGGTTGGACAGGTAGCAGTGCTGGCCGAAGGGGCTGCGGCCGACCGTACTGACATCCAGTATTTAGCAAAACTACCATTATTTCCTTTATAG
- a CDS encoding NCS2 family permease, with protein MHWLADLLAAIGVVLNGIPQGIMAMSLGFAIFPTMFSFIFASAVNGAFGAVAPLSFQAESLALTGKLGRNLRERTSIILGGSIIMLLIGVTGTLTKIVAVLGNNIMAGMMAGVGIMLAKIALGMAKDERLTGWLSVGLAAITYLVTKDLVWTIVISVVGSSLAAVFIEHYRADLPEHVTARRFIFTKPTISLRVVRGALSLACLNIGANISYGLITGQMTGQKPNPVDLNLLTGTQALADMGTSLLGGAPVEAIISATASAPEPVVAGIMMMLIMAAILAVGWLPKLGKYVPSASIAGFLFILGTVVIFPENATAALHGADGTVAAITLVVTAVADPFAGLLSGAALKLILPLIGLGV; from the coding sequence ATGCATTGGTTAGCTGATCTGTTAGCAGCCATCGGTGTTGTTTTAAACGGTATTCCACAGGGAATCATGGCCATGTCGTTGGGATTTGCCATTTTTCCGACCATGTTTTCTTTTATTTTTGCTTCCGCGGTCAACGGGGCTTTCGGCGCCGTGGCACCGCTGTCGTTTCAGGCGGAGTCGTTAGCACTGACTGGTAAATTGGGTCGAAACCTACGTGAGCGAACGTCCATTATTTTGGGTGGCTCAATCATCATGTTACTGATTGGGGTCACGGGAACGCTGACTAAGATTGTTGCGGTCTTGGGGAATAATATTATGGCAGGAATGATGGCCGGTGTCGGTATCATGCTCGCCAAGATTGCGTTGGGTATGGCAAAGGATGAACGATTGACTGGCTGGTTATCAGTTGGTCTGGCCGCTATCACTTACCTGGTAACCAAGGACCTGGTATGGACCATCGTGATTTCCGTCGTCGGTTCCAGTTTGGCGGCGGTATTTATCGAGCATTACCGCGCTGATTTGCCGGAGCATGTGACAGCACGGCGTTTCATTTTCACGAAGCCAACCATCAGTTTGCGGGTCGTTCGGGGAGCATTGAGTCTGGCTTGTCTGAACATTGGGGCTAACATTTCGTACGGCCTGATTACCGGTCAAATGACGGGGCAGAAACCCAATCCGGTCGACCTGAACTTGTTAACGGGAACGCAGGCGTTGGCGGATATGGGAACCAGTCTATTAGGTGGGGCACCGGTGGAGGCGATTATCTCCGCGACGGCCAGTGCGCCGGAACCAGTCGTTGCCGGAATCATGATGATGTTGATCATGGCGGCTATTTTAGCGGTTGGCTGGTTACCCAAGTTAGGGAAATACGTGCCAAGTGCGTCCATTGCGGGGTTCCTGTTTATTTTGGGCACCGTTGTGATTTTTCCGGAGAATGCGACCGCGGCTCTGCATGGTGCGGACGGGACTGTCGCAGCCATCACCCTCGTAGTGACGGCAGTGGCTGATCCGTTTGCTGGTTTGTTGTCGGGAGCCGCGTTGAAGCTTATTCTGCCACTCATCGGACTGGGGGTCTAG
- a CDS encoding MerR family transcriptional regulator: protein MSYTIHEVAQKMGISTYSIRYYHDHGMLPYVQRDENNNRIFNDVDLEWLNIIVCFRKTGMPVERIQHYLDLVQEGEATVAERYEMVKAQQERTLTEIDELKKHLETINYKVDHYAAIVENHESDSFVPSNIRNQTLNHSS from the coding sequence ATGTCTTACACTATCCATGAAGTCGCCCAAAAGATGGGAATTTCTACTTATAGTATCCGTTATTACCACGATCACGGCATGTTACCTTACGTACAACGTGACGAAAACAACAACCGGATCTTCAATGACGTTGACCTTGAATGGCTGAACATCATTGTTTGCTTCCGCAAGACCGGGATGCCAGTGGAACGTATCCAACACTACTTGGACCTCGTCCAGGAAGGTGAAGCCACCGTTGCCGAGCGCTACGAAATGGTCAAGGCACAGCAAGAACGCACCTTAACTGAGATTGATGAACTCAAGAAGCACCTGGAAACCATCAACTACAAGGTTGACCACTACGCTGCTATCGTTGAGAATCACGAATCAGACTCTTTTGTTCCATCTAATATTCGCAATCAAACATTAAACCACTCTTCCTAA